The Thermodesulfovibrionales bacterium genome includes the window TCATCTTTGCAACTGCCTCTTCAATGGAGTACTTTGTCTGGTGAGTAGGCGGGGATGCAAGATCAACAGCCTCTGGAACACCTCGTATTTTTGCAATAAGTCTGATGACCTTCTGAGCCATGAGTAATCCACCATCGCCTGGCTTTGCTCCCTGACCGTATTTGATTTCTATTCCCGCAGGATCTTCTACCATATAGGGCATAGCATGGATTATCTCATCCCAACCAAAATAACCTGATGCTATCTGCAGAATAAAGTATTTTAGATATCTTGATTTAAGAAGTCTTGGCGGTACACCTCCCTCACCCGTGCACATCACTACTGGAATACCCTCAACCTCATTAAGATAGGCAACTCCCATTGCTAGCCCTTCCCACATTGGTGGTGAGAGTGCTCCTACTGACATTGAACCAATCATAATGGGAAAGATCTCCCTGACTGGAGGGATGAACTTTCCGGAGGTATAATCAATAACAAGTTTTCCATTTTCTGCCTTAAGTGGAAGCTCCTCAGGAGGAAGTATTCTTCCTATGTATGTCCTGACCCTGAACTCATGCCTTCCTGCATCAAGTGCAGGGTCTGTAAGCATTGAGATACGGGTAAATTTAATCCTGTCAAGGGTTGACGGCGCGGGGTCATTTCTCCTTCCACCCCTCCTGTATGGTTCTCCGCCTTTGTTCTTGTAATGATAGAACTTGTGCTGTGGATTAAATTCAGGCTCTATTGCCTCATTAGGACATACTAGTGTACAGGTACCACAGCCAGTGCAGTAGCGTTCCATATCATTTACCTGTTCAACTATGTGAACTACCCTTGTCTTGACCCTGGGAGAGGGCATGCCAACCTCTGATTCCACGATCCTCTGGAGTTTCACTGTAGGCACTATTGCCTTAACAGGGCAGACAGCAGTACACTGACCACAGCGCTTGCACCTGTCATCCCGCCATCTAATAATATAGGGTAAATCTTTCAAAGGAAGTTTATGATTAAAATCTTCTCTTATTCTGATCACACCTGACATAAAATCTCTGCCTCCTCACTGACATATTCACCTTTTAATTGATTCCAGACCATTACCTTCTTAGCACCTGGTGGAATTATTACCATCTCGTACTTCATTGGGAATATGTCCTTTGACCTGTCCCTTTCAGGTATCGCCCTATCAAGACCACACTCCTCAGACATTAGACCGTATTTGCCTGGAACACCTCCAACAACACCTGGCCTTAATTTTTTAGAATCCTGAACCATAAAGCAGGTACCATCGGGAGTAAAGGCTATAACACAATTGGGACCATCAATGCAGAGCGGTCTCAGAGAATATCTGATTAAATTCAGTGCCTCTCTGTCATGCCTTTTCTCTATCTCTGAAGGTTTAAGAGGAGTTATAACATCCTTATAGTAAGTTAGGGGGAAACCAAGCTGTCTGTGAACATAATGGAGTATGTGGGTGAATACCTCGCTGTCACTGTTATAGCCTATGTAGCCAGGAAAACCCCTTGACATAAGAAATTCCCTTATGGGTACAAAGGCTGTATTTTCACCATTTGTCATGGAGCCATAGCCCTGAATGAAAAAGGGATGACAGGCATAAAGATTTATTGAATAATTTGTATTCTGCCTTCCCTGTGCAAATATTATTTTTGCCTTGAGGTCGCTATTTTCAAGACCGAAGAATTCTGCCAGTTCAAGCGGATCTCCTACTTCTTTTAAGGTCAGGACATCAGGATAAAAGGAGAAGACTACAATTGATTCATCAGCCTCACCCATAGCCCTCAGTGCAAGTCTGGTTTTCATAAGAAGATCTTCTTTTTCTTTAAAGGATTTTTCTTTATAAGACTCAGGATAATCATAAACCCTGGCAAAATAATAATCCCTTGGAACTATTCCTCTCACAGGTTTTATCCTCGGTGTCCAGACATATTTGAGTTTAAAACCTAATCTATCCATGTATTCATCAAGGACCTTGATACCCTTTATAGAACATATACCTGATAATATAGGGTAGTCCTTTAGTTCTTCAAACTCCCCTCCCAGGTCCTTTAGCATGAGCCCCATTCCGGAGCCATCATGTCCCTCCTTCATGGTCTCAAGGCTCAGGACATTCTCCATGGGAGAGAAATATTCATCTGAAGTTATGGCTGCTAGCCTGCACATTCTCCTACCTCTAGAGAAAAAAATAGGCAAACGGCAAACGTTTGCCTATTTATATTAAAACAATTTTTACCTAAAAAACAACTACCCCTACAGGGCCTCCTCACCTCTCTGGCCAGTTCTTATTCTTACCGCATCCCTGAGATCGTAGATAAAGACCTTACCGTCTCCTACCTCACCTGTCCTGGCCTTTTCAAGTATTATATTCAGAGCCTTATCCACAAGTTCGTCGTTCAGGACGATCTCTATCTTAAGCTTCGGAAGAAACCTGATCTCATACTCCCTTCCCCTGTATACCTCAACGAATCCTTTCTGTCTTCCAAAGCCTCTGACCTCGGTAACAGTCATACCATGAGTTATTCCTGCTTCTGTCAGCCCCTGAACTACATCATCAAGTTTAAAGGGTTTTATAATTGCTTCAATTTTTTTCATGTCATCCTCCTTTATATGTGTAGATTATAGGCCTTTTCACCGTGTTCGCTTTCGTCAAGGCCTATTAGTTCATCGTCCTTCTGTACCCTTATACCGATTAGGAGCTTAATTAACAGGAATATTATAGAGCTTACAACCGCCACGTATATCATTGTTACAGCCACAGCAATAGCCTGTACAAAAAGCTGATCCGGATTTCCATATAATAGACCTTTACCAGCAGAATTTATTGATGGATCAGCAAATATACCTGTCAGAAGTGCACCAACTGTACCCGCAACTCCATGAATGCCAAAGGCATCAAGAGTATCATCATAACCTAGAAGTGGTTTGACCTTTGCGACTGCCAAGAAGGCCAGAACACCTGAAAGCAAACCAATAATTGTAGCACCGGTTATATTTACAAAACCTGCTGCTGGTGTTATTGCAACAAGGCCTGCTACTGCACCTGAAGCAAGACCAAGTACTGTAGGTCTTTTTGAATAAAGCCATTCAGCAGCCATCCATGAAAGACTTGCCATTGCTGTTGCAGTATTAGTGTTAATAAAAGCTGCTCCTGCAAGGCCGTTGGCAGCAAGGGCAGAGCCAGCATTGAATCCGAACCATCCGAACCAGAGGAGTCCTGCACCTGTGACAACCATTGTTAAATTATGGGGAATGAGCGTTACATCCTTCCTTTTTCCGAGAATAAGTGCACCTACCAGGGCAGCAATACCAGCATTAATATGCACTACTGTTCCACCAGCAAAATCCAGCGCTCCCATCTTTGCAAGAAAACCGCCACCCCATACCCAGTGAGCAACAGGAACATATGACAGGGTAAACCAGAGTATGCAGAACAGTATCCAAGCTGAAAATTTAAGCCTTTCTATCAACGCACCACTTACAAGGGCAACTGTTATTGCAGCAAAGGTCAGCTGAAACATGACAAATACATATTCAGGTATGGTGCCGGAAAGGCTGTCCACTGTAATGCCATTAAGCATTAATTTGACAGGCTTTCCAATGATGCCTAGGATATCCTCTCCAAAGGCAAGGGTGTAGCCGTAAATTACCCAGAGCACACTTGCTATGCAGAACGCAGCAAAGGACATTGCCATTGTATTGAGACTATCCTTTCTTTTGGCAAGACCGCCATAAAAAAGGGCAAGCCCTGGAAGTGTCATCAGCATTACGAAGGCTGAGGCTACTATGAGCCATGAGGTATCACCAGTATCCATCTTTGGTGTATCAGGAGCCTGAGTGATCGCAGTCTGTTCAGGGGTTGTTATTTCTTCTGCAAGGACCGGTGCTGCAAGGGTTAACAGTCCCATCAGAAGAAGGATGCTTACAAGTCTTTTCATTTTTTAAACCTCCAGTATTTGATATTCAGACCTGCTTAAGCAGGTTTTTAAAACTCTTTATTAGTATTGCACATAACTTAAATTAAAAACTTAGTGTTACATTTACACCTGTGACAAAGGTTTCATCAAGGTGACCGTTGGGATTATAGGAATTTCCATCAACAATCCTCTTTGCCTTGCTTGAAAGGGGAAAGAAGTACTGAACAACTGGCTGTACAGTAAGGGAGTCTGCCACAGGTATTGTTAGACCAGCCTTTACCATACCATCGTGAAAGGCTCTGTATTTTTCACCCGTGTATGCGCCAGTGGATGACTCATAGGTATTCCAGTAATCATCTTCTCCTGCGAAGTAAGAGGCAGAGGCGCCGAGGTCAAGGGATATTTTGTTACTTAGTGCAATTGAATGGGCAAGGGTAAGGTTAATGTAGGTTCCTACATATTCATTTATATCACGGTAAATGGTAAGGACTGGTTTCAAAATAGTATCATAGGCAAGGGATATAAAAAACTCTTCTGTCTCGGATGTATATTTTGTATTGTAGTAAATATAACCTCCGGTTAGCGAGAGCTTTCCTAGAGGATAGGTGTAACTCAGTATAAGGTCTACCTCATTGAAGCTCTTCTGGCCTTCTCTGTCAGGTACAAAGGACTGGGTCCTCTTTTCCTCTGTATCTATGTTTCCCCAGTATGTTGCGCTGAATCCCTTGTAGGAAATACTGACAGCAGGTTGCACTACAGCACTTGAGCCTATTTCGTAGCCCCTGAAAATATACCTGTTGTATACACCGATGGATGCACTGCCAGTAACCTTATCCTCACCATAGGATCTGACAGTAAAGATGGAAAGAGTAGCAATCACAAGAATTAATGTTTTAAATATTTTCATTGAGAAACCTCCTCATTTTATTGATGGGTGTAAAACACCCTTCAGATGGCTATTGATAGATAATTATTCACCTCATTTTTCGTCCACCTCCTTTCTTATACGGTATTTTTTTATTTTGTAGGCAATCATTCTTTCAGTTATACCAAGCTTCTTTGCTGCCTTTGCCATGACCCAGTTGCATTCTTTAAGGGCCTTGATTATTTCCTCCTTTTCGATCTCCTGAATCTTGTCTTTCAATGAAGACATCTTTATTTCCCCCTGTTTATTGATTAGCTAAAAATATGCCAGCTCAAATCTGATTGATTTTAAATGGAATTTTACGATGAAGATACTACAATTTTGTAGCTTCCTACAATTTTGTAGGATAGCAGTCTTACAGTGCGGCATTTACTCAGCTTTTGATATGTTATCTTTTATTGAAAAGATAGCATGCCTGGAAAGACAAACCTTTATTTCCTGCATTGCCTTGAGATTGAGTTTTTTGGACTTAGGGACTTCTATTTCTATGATTTTAGACGAACCTGCTGGCTTGAAAAGAACAGTACTGGTCCGGATCTTTGTAAATAATAATATTATTGTTCCCTGGATTAAATTGTCATAAGCGGTACTGTCATCAGTTAGAATCAGTATATCTTCAGGTCTAATACCGGCATAAAAGGCTTCTCCATCTTTTACATTTTCAGTAATTTCTGGCAGAACATTCAGAGATTTATTAAGGTCATGGCAGTAAATACTCTGGTGAGATATTTTTTTTGCTCTGAATAAGTTTCTGATGCCCAGAAATTCTGCAACAGATATGGACGCAGGTCTATTATATACTTCATTAATATTGCCTGTCTGATGAATCTTTCCATTTAACATTATGCTTATACTGTCGGCAAGAAAGAATGCCTCATCAAGGTCGTGAGTGACCAGGAGTACTGTTAAACCGTATATTTTCTGTAAGTCTTTCATTATAAACCATAATTCCTTTCTCATACCTTCATGAAGTGCTGAAAAAGGTTCATCAAGTATCAGATATCTATAACCTGGTGCAAGCGCACGGATAAGAGCAATTCTCTGTTTTTCGCCTCCGCTGAGGCCAGCAGCTTTTCTTTTAAAAAGATTTTTTATGCCAAGCTGTTCTGCGAGTTCCAGAACTGCCTCAGCTCTTTTCTTTTTGTCTTTCACTCTGCCATGTTTGATGCCATAAAATATATTTTCCTCAACAGTCATATGAGGAAAAATTGCAAGATCCTGAGGCACATAAGAAAATTCTCTTTCATGGACAGGGAGACTTGTAATATCCTTGCCATCAAGGAATATCTTACCTCTCATTACCTTTCGAAGTCCGATTAATGCTTCAAGTAATGTGGTTTTACCACATCCCGTTGGTCCTATAAGAGCGTGACATGAACCATTTTGAATATTAATGGATATATCCTCAAGAGAAAATCCTTTAACATTTACCCAAATATCCTTTATTTCAATCATTTGCCACCTTTTTAACAGTCAATATCCTTACTCCATAAAGGGTTCCAAGACCGATAAAAATCAGTATGATTATAAGAATTACCGTTTCCTCAATCTCAGCATTAGATAGTCTCATGAATATGGCTACAGGCAGGGTTTCTGTCTTCATTGCCATGGAGCCGGCAATTGTAATGGTAGCACCAAATTCACCTATAGCCTTAGACCACACAAGGACAGAAGCAGCTAAAATTCCTTTTTTTGTTAATGGAAGTGTTACAGTTAAAAATGCTCTAAAAGGCTTGGCTCCAAGTGAACGAGCCACATCTTCATACCTGATCGGTATCTCATCCATGGCAGCCTTTATCAATCTTACACCCACACCCGCAGTTGTAAAGAACTGGGCAATTACTATACCATTTACAGTAAAGACAAATTGTGTCCAGTTATTCTGAATCCATGTACCGATTGGATTATTGAAGAATATTAGAAGCATGGCACCCAATGCGGCAGGGGAAACAATCATAGGAAGCTCAAGGATTGTATCAATTATATCTCTGCCTCTAAAATTGTATCTTGAAAGGGCATAGGCAGCAGGAAGTGATAAAAAAATAGACAGAGCGGTCGCTACTGTTGCAGCAAAGATACTAAGCCTTATTGAATAAAGTGTTCTCTCAGAGGTAAGTGTATCAATAAATATATCTATTTCATAAAAATAAAAAAGAGAGAGCACAAGCCCCGCATAGAGCGTGAATACTGACAAAGCAAAGATTATTGAAAGTCTCTTGAATGTCACTTCTTGAGCCATTCATCTGGAATAATATACTGTCCGCCTATTGGTTTTTTTTCACCTATCCATGAAAAGGCCTCGTGAGCTGTAATGAAGTAGTTGTATTTTCTGAATACCGCCTTTCCCTCGTTTGATAAAAGGAAATTTATAAATTTCTCCGCAGCAGACCTGTTTTTTGTGAATTTTGATATAGCTATGGGAATGTATCCAATACGCAGGATCTCAGACCTTTTTAATGGTACAGTTTCTATTCTTTCAGGATCCCAGTCTTCAAAAACACTCCAGCCTATCACGGCATCTGCTGCTCCTAAGGAGATTACAGTTGCAGTTTTTTCACAGCTTTCGGTGTAATTTATTAGATTCTTTCTGAATTGATTTTTTTCTTCATGAGTAAAATTTTTTTCTATGATCTCAATTGCATATGCTCCAAGACATACACCCTCAGGGTTTGAAAGAGCTATTTTTAGACCGGGTTTTGTCAAATCCTTGAGTGATCTTATATTTTTTGGATTTCCTTTCCTCACATTTATGGCCGGAACAAGATAAACAACAGGTCTTTCTGACCCAGGAAATATAACATCCTTTTTCCTGGCGATTTCCATATAATCCGATGAACCTGGAAAATAAATGTCTCCCTTTTTATTCAATATCATCTGAGAGAGTAGGAATCCCGAACCCCCAAAGATCAGATTCACTTTTATGCCTGTTTTTTTCTCAAAAATCTTTGCTGCTTCCTCTGTTGGTGGCCTGCTAGCAGAACCTGCAAATACCATAATCTCTTCTGCCTTCGATTCAGGAACTCCTACTAACATACATTCTGAAATCAAATAAAATATGATGAGCATAAATGAAATTCTTTTTTTCAGACTCATGACCTTACTCCTTTACTTATAAATGCCGCAGATACTGCAATTTTTGTCTCTCCGTATTCTGAGCTTCTTAAATTCCATTGATGAAGCATTGAAAAAGAGCATCTCCGAAATTAAAGGTCTTGCAAAGCCGGTGAGGAGCTTGATTGCCTCAATAGCCATAATACATCCGAGCATTCCAGACACAGCACCAAGGACTGGAAAACCGAGTTCCTTCCATTCAGGATCGTCCTCGGGGTAAATACAGTTGAGACAGGGAGTTATACCTCTTAAAACATTAAAAATATATCCATCCATTCCATTCATTGCTGCCTCAATAACGGGAATGTTTTTTCTGATACAGGCATTATTTAAAATCCTCCGTTCATAGAAATTAGGTCTAGCTGATAGAGCGATGTTCACTCCATCAAGGAATTTATCCACATTTTTATCAGATATCCTCTCATCCTCTATTTCTATCTCAACATGGGGATTTATCTCCCTTAAAGTCATCCTGGCCTGTAATACCCTGCTTTTACCTATCCAGCCCTGCCTCATTAGTATCTGTCTGTTCATGTTCGATAAAGTTAGATTTCCATGATGCACTAACACAAGCCTGCCTATTCCTGCAACTGCAAGATACATGGCAGCTGTACCACCAAGACCTCCAATTCCTGCAACAAGAGCTGTTGAATTTTTCAATTTTTCCTGGTGCTCCTTGGTGAAGCCATTGAGCATCAGCTGGCGTCTGTAACGTTCAAGCTCTATTTCATTCAGTAGCTTTTTCATAAAATCTTTTATATAATCATCTCAGAATATTCCTCGCCGATTTTTGCATGGAGAACCTCGAGCTCCATATCTTTATCTTCTGTTAAAGTCCCGCATGCATCAGCTCTGCAATGTCTGCAGTGGGTCATCTGTGAGATATAACTTTTGCATTTATTCCTAGTATTTGAAATATCTTCTCGTGATGGCCTTTTAAGATTTGAGAATTCTGCCTGTGGAATCAATGGAATTATGTTCATTAAACTTGCTCCCCTCAGTCCGGCCAGCCAGGCAATAAGTGGTATTTCAGAGTCATTTATGCCAGGAATTAAAACACTGTTTATTTTAACAATCAGACCGGCCTGAACAGCCTTCCTCAGACCATTCCACTGATTGCAGAGAATGCATTCAGCAGCCTCTCTTCCTTCAAGCCTTTTATTCTTGTAAAGCACCCAGGAATAAATTTTTTCAGCTGTTTCAGGTAGTACAGCATTGATGGTTATGGTAAGGCTCCTTACCCCGTTTATAAGGAGATCTTCCAGTCTTTCTGGTAGATAAAGACCATTTGTTGACAGACACAGTATCAGGTCTGGAAATTCCCTGTGTATTGCCTTTAGTGTGTGAAAGGTACTATCATTTGCCAGGGGATCACCGGGACCTGCAATTCCTATTACGCTTATTTTCTCATTTCTGTTTACAAGTATCCTTACCCTTTCAAGTGCTTCTTCAGGTGAGAGTACCCTGCTCGTAATTCCAGGTCTGGATTCATTAACACAATCATATTTCCTTATACAGTATCTGCACTTAATATTACAGAGAGGTGCAACAGGAAGGTGTATCCTTGCCAGCCTGCTGTGTGCTTCCCGGGTAAAACAGGGATGACTGTTAATAAAATCATTTTTTTTATCTCTTCTTTGAATCTGTAACATATCTACCGCCTCCTTTTTAACTAAGCTTGCAAAAATTATGCCTATATAAAGGCTAAAAAAAGAAGAGGGTAGACTTACTTTTTAACATTTATGTATAAAATTAATACAATTTTGTAAAGATATTCTGTCAATCTTAGGGAGGGAAGATTTGAATTATCCTTGGCCCTGGCTGGATAAATTTACAAAGTTAAATATCAAAAGACATAACGCTTCTTAAGTTTTAAGGATCTGGATAAAAAGCGGAGGAAGAGGCATTAAATAATTGCCTCTTCACCCCTTTCACCGGTCCTTACCCTGAAGGCGTTTTCAACAGGAGATATAAATATTTTACCGTCTCCATGTTTGCCTGTCTGATTTACTTTTATAATTGAATCTACAACACTTCTTACCATAACATCAGGTACCACTATTGTTAACATTCTTTTTGGTACATAGAGCACGACCTTAGGTAATGTATGTTCCAGGGCATAAGTTGAGGGTGTTGGTTTCAGTTTCACACCAGTAAAAAAACTTTCCGGCATCTCCGGATCAACTGCATCGGCCTCTGACATCATCTCACCTCTCTTTATGACTCCTCTCTGTTTTCCCCGGCCTTCCACACTCTGGATGGTCATAGAGGGTAAGCCAAGCTCTTCCAGTGCTCTTTTCGTTTCCTGTAGTTTGTCTCGTCTTATAATTGCTATTATTTCTTTCATAATTCTGCCTCCCCGGTTCTTACAGTATAGGCAGCCTCTACAGGGCTAACAAATATCTTGCCGTCTCCTATAAATCCAGTTCTTGCCTTGTCTTTAATTATCTGGACAACCTTTTCCACATTTTCATCTTCAACTACCATCATTATAAGTGTTTTTGGAAGTTCATCATAGTGAACAGGTCCTACCTGAAGACCCTTTTGTTTACCTCTGCCAAAAACCGGCATCTTTGTAAGAGATGGAAAACCGGCACCTTCAAGTGCTAGCACCACCTCCTGCTCCTTTTCTGGTCTTATGAATGCTCTGATCATCTTCATAATCTTCCTCCTTTTAAAGAAATTATTGCTCCTTAAGAGCCTTTTTTAGCCAGGGTGGCGGCGATTTCTTTATACTTTCTAAAAGTTTTTCTATTGTTTCCTTTATGGTAGCTGAATCCTTTATTTTCACAGGCATTATGCCCTTATTTATCAACCTTGCTGCAGATGGTGGACCTATTTCGGAAAAATATATGATCTTGCAATCCTTCAGCCTTTCAATTTTTGCTTCAACCCTATTACTGTGTATTTCTCCCATTCCTTTTGATTCTTCAATGTAACTGTCCCTTCCTTCAGAAAATTTTCTCATCTCAACAAAGGTATAACCATCCTCCCTCAGTTCATAAATTGCAAACATCCCAGCCCTTCCGAAATGTTCATTCACATAAATTCCATCTGTTGTTGCAAAGGCTACTTTCATTTATGTACCTCCCTTATAAATATGTTTGCCAGATCGTTTATTATGGATAATGCTCCTCTGTATCCTATAGTCAGCTTATGAGTGTTTCCAAGTGATTTATAAACAGGGAATCCCATCTCGTACAGAGGAATGCCAAGCTCTTTAGCTTTTTCCTCTGCATGGGAATTTGATATTATTAGATCAAACTCTCCTTTGATATCAAAGATGCTTCCGATCAGTACTCTTTTTGTCTTAATCCTTTCAGCACAGGAAAGATTCGATGGAATTACAGTAAGCTCTACTTCAAGACCTGCTTCATCAAGTAATTCTGATATATGTAGAGTAGAGTCAGATTCAAGAGCAAGGCACACCTTCTTACCAGCAAGATAAAAGTGCCCATCCCTCATTGCATCTATC containing:
- a CDS encoding glutamate synthase-related protein, which codes for MSGVIRIREDFNHKLPLKDLPYIIRWRDDRCKRCGQCTAVCPVKAIVPTVKLQRIVESEVGMPSPRVKTRVVHIVEQVNDMERYCTGCGTCTLVCPNEAIEPEFNPQHKFYHYKNKGGEPYRRGGRRNDPAPSTLDRIKFTRISMLTDPALDAGRHEFRVRTYIGRILPPEELPLKAENGKLVIDYTSGKFIPPVREIFPIMIGSMSVGALSPPMWEGLAMGVAYLNEVEGIPVVMCTGEGGVPPRLLKSRYLKYFILQIASGYFGWDEIIHAMPYMVEDPAGIEIKYGQGAKPGDGGLLMAQKVIRLIAKIRGVPEAVDLASPPTHQTKYSIEEAVAKMIQSMSMAFGFRVPVFPKISGTRTARAVLNNLARNPYAAALSIDGEDGGTGAAYNVSMDKMGHPIASNIRECYLDLVRQGKQNELPLIAAGGIGKKGHLAANTAALIMLGASAVAIGKYIMQAAADCFGDEYNRCNLCNTGKCPRGITTQDPKLYRRLDSEKVAERVVEVFKAAEVELKKIFAPMGRSTELPIGMSDGISIDDKDMAERLQISYVC
- a CDS encoding glutamate synthase, with the translated sequence MCRLAAITSDEYFSPMENVLSLETMKEGHDGSGMGLMLKDLGGEFEELKDYPILSGICSIKGIKVLDEYMDRLGFKLKYVWTPRIKPVRGIVPRDYYFARVYDYPESYKEKSFKEKEDLLMKTRLALRAMGEADESIVVFSFYPDVLTLKEVGDPLELAEFFGLENSDLKAKIIFAQGRQNTNYSINLYACHPFFIQGYGSMTNGENTAFVPIREFLMSRGFPGYIGYNSDSEVFTHILHYVHRQLGFPLTYYKDVITPLKPSEIEKRHDREALNLIRYSLRPLCIDGPNCVIAFTPDGTCFMVQDSKKLRPGVVGGVPGKYGLMSEECGLDRAIPERDRSKDIFPMKYEMVIIPPGAKKVMVWNQLKGEYVSEEAEILCQV
- a CDS encoding P-II family nitrogen regulator codes for the protein MKKIEAIIKPFKLDDVVQGLTEAGITHGMTVTEVRGFGRQKGFVEVYRGREYEIRFLPKLKIEIVLNDELVDKALNIILEKARTGEVGDGKVFIYDLRDAVRIRTGQRGEEAL
- a CDS encoding ammonium transporter, with the translated sequence MKRLVSILLLMGLLTLAAPVLAEEITTPEQTAITQAPDTPKMDTGDTSWLIVASAFVMLMTLPGLALFYGGLAKRKDSLNTMAMSFAAFCIASVLWVIYGYTLAFGEDILGIIGKPVKLMLNGITVDSLSGTIPEYVFVMFQLTFAAITVALVSGALIERLKFSAWILFCILWFTLSYVPVAHWVWGGGFLAKMGALDFAGGTVVHINAGIAALVGALILGKRKDVTLIPHNLTMVVTGAGLLWFGWFGFNAGSALAANGLAGAAFINTNTATAMASLSWMAAEWLYSKRPTVLGLASGAVAGLVAITPAAGFVNITGATIIGLLSGVLAFLAVAKVKPLLGYDDTLDAFGIHGVAGTVGALLTGIFADPSINSAGKGLLYGNPDQLFVQAIAVAVTMIYVAVVSSIIFLLIKLLIGIRVQKDDELIGLDESEHGEKAYNLHI
- a CDS encoding ABC transporter ATP-binding protein codes for the protein MIEIKDIWVNVKGFSLEDISINIQNGSCHALIGPTGCGKTTLLEALIGLRKVMRGKIFLDGKDITSLPVHEREFSYVPQDLAIFPHMTVEENIFYGIKHGRVKDKKKRAEAVLELAEQLGIKNLFKRKAAGLSGGEKQRIALIRALAPGYRYLILDEPFSALHEGMRKELWFIMKDLQKIYGLTVLLVTHDLDEAFFLADSISIMLNGKIHQTGNINEVYNRPASISVAEFLGIRNLFRAKKISHQSIYCHDLNKSLNVLPEITENVKDGEAFYAGIRPEDILILTDDSTAYDNLIQGTIILLFTKIRTSTVLFKPAGSSKIIEIEVPKSKKLNLKAMQEIKVCLSRHAIFSIKDNISKAE
- a CDS encoding ABC transporter permease subunit, with the translated sequence MAQEVTFKRLSIIFALSVFTLYAGLVLSLFYFYEIDIFIDTLTSERTLYSIRLSIFAATVATALSIFLSLPAAYALSRYNFRGRDIIDTILELPMIVSPAALGAMLLIFFNNPIGTWIQNNWTQFVFTVNGIVIAQFFTTAGVGVRLIKAAMDEIPIRYEDVARSLGAKPFRAFLTVTLPLTKKGILAASVLVWSKAIGEFGATITIAGSMAMKTETLPVAIFMRLSNAEIEETVILIIILIFIGLGTLYGVRILTVKKVAND
- the modA gene encoding molybdate ABC transporter substrate-binding protein, which encodes MLVGVPESKAEEIMVFAGSASRPPTEEAAKIFEKKTGIKVNLIFGGSGFLLSQMILNKKGDIYFPGSSDYMEIARKKDVIFPGSERPVVYLVPAINVRKGNPKNIRSLKDLTKPGLKIALSNPEGVCLGAYAIEIIEKNFTHEEKNQFRKNLINYTESCEKTATVISLGAADAVIGWSVFEDWDPERIETVPLKRSEILRIGYIPIAISKFTKNRSAAEKFINFLLSNEGKAVFRKYNYFITAHEAFSWIGEKKPIGGQYIIPDEWLKK
- a CDS encoding HesA/MoeB/ThiF family protein — encoded protein: MKKLLNEIELERYRRQLMLNGFTKEHQEKLKNSTALVAGIGGLGGTAAMYLAVAGIGRLVLVHHGNLTLSNMNRQILMRQGWIGKSRVLQARMTLREINPHVEIEIEDERISDKNVDKFLDGVNIALSARPNFYERRILNNACIRKNIPVIEAAMNGMDGYIFNVLRGITPCLNCIYPEDDPEWKELGFPVLGAVSGMLGCIMAIEAIKLLTGFARPLISEMLFFNASSMEFKKLRIRRDKNCSICGIYK
- a CDS encoding radical SAM protein, which gives rise to MLQIQRRDKKNDFINSHPCFTREAHSRLARIHLPVAPLCNIKCRYCIRKYDCVNESRPGITSRVLSPEEALERVRILVNRNEKISVIGIAGPGDPLANDSTFHTLKAIHREFPDLILCLSTNGLYLPERLEDLLINGVRSLTITINAVLPETAEKIYSWVLYKNKRLEGREAAECILCNQWNGLRKAVQAGLIVKINSVLIPGINDSEIPLIAWLAGLRGASLMNIIPLIPQAEFSNLKRPSREDISNTRNKCKSYISQMTHCRHCRADACGTLTEDKDMELEVLHAKIGEEYSEMII
- a CDS encoding P-II family nitrogen regulator, which encodes MKEIIAIIRRDKLQETKRALEELGLPSMTIQSVEGRGKQRGVIKRGEMMSEADAVDPEMPESFFTGVKLKPTPSTYALEHTLPKVVLYVPKRMLTIVVPDVMVRSVVDSIIKVNQTGKHGDGKIFISPVENAFRVRTGERGEEAII
- a CDS encoding P-II family nitrogen regulator — encoded protein: MKMIRAFIRPEKEQEVVLALEGAGFPSLTKMPVFGRGKQKGLQVGPVHYDELPKTLIMMVVEDENVEKVVQIIKDKARTGFIGDGKIFVSPVEAAYTVRTGEAEL
- the nifX gene encoding nitrogen fixation protein NifX — protein: MKVAFATTDGIYVNEHFGRAGMFAIYELREDGYTFVEMRKFSEGRDSYIEESKGMGEIHSNRVEAKIERLKDCKIIYFSEIGPPSAARLINKGIMPVKIKDSATIKETIEKLLESIKKSPPPWLKKALKEQ